The Lepeophtheirus salmonis chromosome 1, UVic_Lsal_1.4, whole genome shotgun sequence genome has a segment encoding these proteins:
- the LOC121131799 gene encoding compound eye opsin BCRH2, whose amino-acid sequence MSALKGLSSPSAGLYMDDVYYNQYPPGMKMTDGIPEELREVIHSHWDQFSPANPLIAHFFGVMFFFLWVMNFVGNGLVIFIFSKVKSLRTPSNMFVINLALSDLLMMTTMGPAVTVNVFMQRYWAWGVFGCKLYGCIGAICGVVSILTMVVIGYDRYNVIVKGLNGFRISVGKALAIILVIWAYSIAISALALFDIWGGYTVEGLLFTCSYDYLTDDANNTTYILFTFFFMYVLPMSLVFFFYSSIVKAVWAHEMALKQQAKKMNVESLRTNVDSNAESAEIRIAKVAVTNVSLWAGIWTPYTLVVLMAVMGSRSSITPLVSQLPSFIAKTASCLNPMVYAMSHPKYREALMKEVPCLGIEEESMEEAVTTKEPVKA is encoded by the coding sequence atgagtgCATTGAAAGGACTATCTTCTCCTTCAGCCGGCCTCTACATGGACGATGTCTACTACAACCAATATCCACCAGGTATGAAAATGACAGATGGCATCCCTGAGGAACTTCGTGAGGTCATCCATAGCCACTGGGATCAGTTTTCTCCTGCCAATCCTCTCATTGCTCATTTCTTTGGAGTCATGTTCTTCTTCCTATGGGTTATGAATTTCGTTGGCAATGGATTGGTTATCTTCATTTTCTCCAAGGTCAAAAGCTTGAGAACACCCTCCAACATGTTTGTGATTAATTTGGCTCTCTCAGATCTACTTATGATGACCACTATGGGACCTGCTGTGACAGTCAATGTTTTTATGCAGCGCTATTGGGCCTGGGGTGTGTTTGGATGCAAATTGTACGGTTGCATTGGAGCTATTTGTGGGGTTGTATCCATCTTGACCATGGTTGTGATCGGATATGATCGTTACAATGTCATTGTAAAGGGACTTAATGGATTTAGGATCTCTGTTGGAAAGGCATTGGCTATCATTTTGGTTATTTGGGCTTATTCCATCGCCATCTCAGCTCTTGCACTCTTTGACATTTGGGGAGGATACACGGTTGAGGGTCTTCTCTTCACTTGTTCCTATGATTACTTGACAGATGATGCTAACAACACAACCTACATTCTCTTTACCTTTTTCTTCATGTACGTTTTACCAATGAGCCTCGTTTTCTTCTTCTACAGCTCAATTGTTAAGGCTGTCTGGGCTCATGAAATGGCACTCAAACAACAAGCCAAGAAGATGAATGTAGAATCCCTTCGAACCAATGTGGACTCAAATGCGGAATCTGCAGAAATTCGTATTGCTAAGGTGGCTGTAACTAATGTCTCCCTTTGGGCTGGTATCTGGACTCCATACACCCTAGTTGTTCTCATGGCCGTCATGGGAAGCCGATCCTCCATCACTCCTCTCGTAAGTCAACTTCCATCCTTCATTGCTAAAACTGCATCATGTTTGAATCCTATGGTGTATGCTATGAGCCATCCTAAATACAGAGAAGCCCTAATGAAGGAAGTTCCTTGTCTTGGTATCGAAGAGGAGTCCATGGAGGAAGCAGTGACCACCAAGGAGCCTGTTAAAgcctaa